The genome window ATAGCTTTCGTCTccacttttcaaattttatgcaCTTGAtctataataattttcttgGTAGTGTGAGAATATAGTTAATGGGTTAGTCTAAAAGCTACTATGGATCAGTTCATTATTGCTTTTATCATTACAAATTTTAGTTGCTCTGTTGAGTTGTATCACCTCACAATCAGCCCAATCTAGTAGTGATCACTAAGGTATGAAGATCATCTCAAGCTAGTCATTGTTTTAGTACTATTGGATAAATTTGGAATGACTTGTTGAGCTATTGGTACTAGTTTGCTATGTGATATTCTGTTCCTTTAGtctgatttttaattttcatttttttttttcaggtggCTTTGCTGTTAATTTGGGTTGCTGATATAAGGAAACATGTGAAGAATTTAGAATTTGGGAAGAGACATGTATATAAAGCTGTGCATGTAACcgatttttatttcctttcatcAACTTTGGCCTTATATAGGATGTATTAGGATTTGTTCCGTTCACCTACTACCATGATAGATTGTGCAAAGAACCttgtttttacaatttaaaactcTTGCCCCTGTTGACTATTGAATTAGATCATATAAATATTGATCGGGTTAATTTGACTTTTGGTATCATATAAATTCATacaattatgaatttttgtgtatgtgtatgtatatatatatgtttgtgcatgattgtggtttttttttttattaaataaaataaaatcttgttttGAGGGTCAAGAGACCCCTTAAATAACTTTATTTATCAAGGGTtgtagatataatttttttaaaccttggtaaaaggttatttaagggtttcttgaccctcaaaataagattagaGCACTTATTTTAAGGGTCACGAAGGCcgttaaaatttctttttcgaCAGTATATATTTCGAAGGTTCTCAAGGGTCAATTagactcttaaaataatttttttcaacggtttttaatactttttttaagggttttgacccttgaaaaaagtcaaatttgttGTAGTGTGGGAACTAGCCAACGTAGATGTTTTGAAACCAAAATAGAATCAAAAAGTCTTTTGGGTTCAAGAAATCATGGTGTACCAACCACAGAAGTTTCCCACAGCAATAATCTTTGtgcaaatttcttttcaaacatCACCGAATAAGAAAACTTTTAAGCAAGTTTCAGAGTCAAGTCTTAATGGGGAACTCCTTAAAAGTTTGGTCCATATCAAAATGATGGTTCGTAGCAAAaccaacaataaataatatatcaaaATGATAGTGGCTTTTTTGCTCAGTAATTCACGTAAAGACGACGgcaaataaaaacataaaaagaaaaagaaattacaatcatTTGAATTTAGTTTTCCATCTCATTACCAAGCACGTCTTCTAGTTAGTATTGACATGcgtttgttgcttttttttctttttctttttgaatggcAGCAAGATTATGGGGTGTTGGGACACAGATAGATCTCCTAGACTCTTGAAGGATTATCAATGATTTAATTCTTGTACTGCctgtttgtctttgtttttcttcttccatttttgAGTGTCCTTTGTATACTTTCTTCTGTACTTTGGCTTcagcatttttcttttaattttgatagaaCTTTTACTTACtgatgttaaaaataaaaaataaaaataagaaaaaaaatcttacaacaTTTATCAACAGTACTTCTTATCGTTGTTTATGCATTAATAGGAGATAACCAGCCTGTAATTATGGCGCACCAACCTTAGAAGTCTCCAAGTCAGGAGATAACCAGCCTGTAATTTGTATCTAATCCAGTTATTTTATTACAACATGCCAACTGGCTTTGTTGACGACGTCCATATGTGATTCCTAATTCGTCACTCTTCACTCGTCAGCCAACATcccaaaaatcataaaattgcTTTATTGACAAGActaatacaaataaaaagaaaaagaaaaagaataccAATAAAATACAACGACGAGGTTGTTGTCATAgctttttcctataaaattaATCTTCCAGTTTTTCTTTCAAGTATGACAGTCATATACGTGCCTCTGATCTCATCCAGAATAATGATGAGGTCTTTGATTTTGCTCTCTCAACTCTTCTTCTACCTCTTGCTGTTCTTGTATTCTCAACTTACTTCATCCTCTTCTTCTGTACCACTGTGCTCCCAAGACCAAAGCTTTGCATTGCTCCAATTCAagcaattattttctttttccaatgatGTTTCTTTCAATTGTGATGAAGTTGGTCTTCATTATTATCCAAAGATGGAGTCCTGGAAGGAGGGAACTGATTGCTGCTCATGGGATGGTGTTACATGTGATAGGATGAAAGGAGATGTGATAGGCCTTGACCTCAGTTGTAGCTGGCTTTGTGGCACCATTCCTTTCAACAGTAGCCTCTTTCTTCTCCCTCACCTGCAATGGCTCAACCTCGCTTCAAACAATTTTAACTATTCCTCCATTTCATCTAGGTTTGGCCAGTTTGCAAGATTGAAACACCTTGACCTTTCTCACTCCATGTTTTCTGGCAAAGTCCCACTTGAAATATCTCAACTCTCCCAACTCGCCTCACTAGATCTCTCTGACTACAATAGCTATCTCAAACTCGAAGCATCTGTTGTGAAGAGGCTTGTCCAAAATCTGACCAAGCTAAGAGAACTTCATCTTGAGAATGTTGAGATGTCTTCTATTTCTCTTAGTTCTTTCATGAATCTGTCTTCTGCTTTGACATCCATTACTCTCAACAATTGTTTATTGCGCGGGAAGCTACCTGATCACATTTTCCGCCTACCAAACCTGCGTGAGCTTATTCTAACAGATAATCCTGAACTCACATGGTCTTTTCCAATGGTAAATTGGAGCACACCACTAAGGTATTTGGATGTCTCTCGCACAATTTACTCAGGAGTGTTACCAAAATCAATTGGCAAAATGAAATTCATACAACATTTGTTTATGAGTGAATGCAAGTTTAATGGGTCCATTCCTGCATGGCTTGGCAACCTTACACAGctcattgatttggatttatcaattaacaattttagtggtgagatgCCATCATCAATTTCAAATCTCTTTGTACTCTCCTACTTCGACCTACGATCCAATAATATTCAAGGTAAGATCCACAGGCATTTTTGGTTATTAACGTGTAGTCCACAATTAGAAATATTTTGAACTCATAAAATTGCAATTTTACAGGAGCATTACCAATATGGCTTGGGAATCTCACGAGAGTTACTGAGATTTTCTTTGGAACTAACAACTTTACGGGCCAAATCCCATCATCACTTTCAAACCTAAAGAATCTCACTTTTCTTGGCCTCAGATATAACAACATTGGAGGCAGGATTCCCAATTGTTTTGCCAACCTCACAAAACTCACCGCAATTCACTTGTCTTACAACCAACTCACTGGTCAATTTGCTGAATTTCAATTTAGCGATTCACTGGAGTTCCTATCATTAGATAATAACAGGCTTTATGGCTCTATTCCAAAGTCTATCTCTAATCTTGTCAACCTTTCATTTCTTGATATTTCATCAAATGACTTGAATGGCACTGTGGACTTTAATATGTTCAAAAAGCTGAAAACACTTCTATATTTGAACTTCCGTGCCAATCTACTACATGGCGTGCTTCCTGTTCCACCATCTTCTATGCGCAACTTTTTGATCTCCAACAATAGATTAAGTGGGGAGATCCCATCTTCGATTTGCAATGTAACTTCCATTGAAATCTTAGATATCTCTTACAACAGTTTGAGTGGTACAATTCCTTCATGTTTGGGAAACTTCAGTAATTCTCTTGTAGTCATGGATTTGAGGAGGAATAACATCTATGGCACCATGCCTGAAACATTTGCTGAGGGTAATACGTTGAGGACTCTTGTCTTCAATGGTAATCAGTTAGAGGGGCTATTACCAAAATCTTTGGTCAACTGTAAATATTTGGAAGTTCTAGACATAGGAAATAACAAGATAAATGATTCCTTCCCCTATTGGCTGGAAGATCTTCCAGTGTTACAAGTTCTTATCTTGAGGTCCAACAAATTTAATGGTCAACTAGACAATTTCAAGACCAAGTCATCTTTCTCTTTGTTGCGAATCATTGACCTTTCTCATAATGAGTTTTCTGGAAGTTTACCTACGAATTTCTTCAAGGGACTGAAGGCTATAAAAACAACCAAAGAAAGTGAAGGCGAAGTGAAATACATGGAACAAGGCTATTACCAAGACTCGGTTATTGTAGCAATGAAAGGGCAAAGCTTTGTgctagagagaattttaaccATCTTCACTACCATAGATCTATCAAGTAACAAGTTCCATGGAAAGATTCCTGAAGTGATTGGAATGCTTAACTTTCTTCGAGGTCTTAACCTTTCCCATAACAGACTAATTGGCCATATACCATCATCTTTGGGCCTTTTGTCTGTACTTGAATCCTTAGACCTCTCTTCAAATAGGCTTAATGGGGAGATTCCAATGCAACTTACAAGTTTAACATTTCTGGCAGTGTTAAATCTTTCGCAAAACCAACTTATGGGACCCATACCACAAGGCAAACAATTTGGAACATTTCAAAACAACTCAT of Quercus lobata isolate SW786 chromosome 8, ValleyOak3.0 Primary Assembly, whole genome shotgun sequence contains these proteins:
- the LOC115956174 gene encoding receptor-like protein Cf-9; translation: MESWKEGTDCCSWDGVTCDRMKGDVIGLDLSCSWLCGTIPFNSSLFLLPHLQWLNLASNNFNYSSISSRFGQFARLKHLDLSHSMFSGKVPLEISQLSQLASLDLSDYNSYLKLEASVVKRLVQNLTKLRELHLENVEMSSISLSSFMNLSSALTSITLNNCLLRGKLPDHIFRLPNLRELILTDNPELTWSFPMVNWSTPLRYLDVSRTIYSGVLPKSIGKMKFIQHLFMSECKFNGSIPAWLGNLTQLIDLDLSINNFSGEMPSSISNLFVLSYFDLRSNNIQGALPIWLGNLTRVTEIFFGTNNFTGQIPSSLSNLKNLTFLGLRYNNIGGRIPNCFANLTKLTAIHLSYNQLTGQFAEFQFSDSLEFLSLDNNRLYGSIPKSISNLVNLSFLDISSNDLNGTVDFNMFKKLKTLLYLNFRANLLHGVLPVPPSSMRNFLISNNRLSGEIPSSICNSWI
- the LOC115955071 gene encoding receptor-like protein 9DC3; this encodes MPETFAEGNTLRTLVFNGNQLEGLLPKSLVNCKYLEVLDIGNNKINDSFPYWLEDLPVLQVLILRSNKFNGQLDNFKTKSSFSLLRIIDLSHNEFSGSLPTNFFKGLKAIKTTKESEGEVKYMEQGYYQDSVIVAMKGQSFVLERILTIFTTIDLSSNKFHGKIPEVIGMLNFLRGLNLSHNRLIGHIPSSLGLLSVLESLDLSSNRLNGEIPMQLTSLTFLAVLNLSQNQLMGPIPQGKQFGTFQNNSYGGNLGLCGFPLSKNCGIDERPPPPIFQEDNNPMFMSGFGWEAVLLGYGCGLVFGIAMGYFMFKIGKPQCLLGLIEENRPRKLKMPSNQRSRGSRNYSI